The Pirellulales bacterium nucleotide sequence AGCAGCCCGTGCGGCTCATCGAGCACTCGATTCCCAGCGACATTAAGATTTGTTGATAGGCCTCCGAAGTGTACTGGCAGCCCCGATCGCTGTGATGCAGCAGTTGCTTACCTTCCGGCCGGCGCGATTCTCTGCTCGCAGCTCTTCCACGGTGGCGTTCTCGCCGCACACGGAAGGCTGGGGAGCGAACCGAGCGTGCCACGCCCGTAGCGTCTGGTCGCTTACTCCCACGGCCGCTGCCGCGGCTTTGAACGTGTACTGCTCTTCGACAATCAGCCGCACCGCAGACTGTTTGAACTCGTCGTCAAACCGACGACGCACCGATGCTTCGTGCTTCGATTCGCTCATCTTTCGGACCTCCTTGGGGAACCATGATCCGGCCCCCGCCGCTGTCCGAAAGTCCTGGGCTATCGCAGATCGACCGCCAGTCCGCATAAGTAACGGTTCGTCAGGTCGCTGTCGGCGAGCGAAGTCGCGTCGGCGGCGGCCACACATTCAGTCCTCCTTAATTTCTCACTTTCAGCAGGGAGACCAGATCAGATAGCCGCTGCCTTCGAACGTCGGAATGAAAATGTGCTCAGTTTTTCGCACGACTTCATCAAACCATCCTTCGTTCGGGATATCTTCATCCGGAACTTTGTTGCATGAAGTGCAGATGCCGGTTTGCCAATGATGACTTGCAGCTACGGCAGCTTCGATCTTCTCCGGATCCGAGACAT carries:
- a CDS encoding transposase encodes the protein MSESKHEASVRRRFDDEFKQSAVRLIVEEQYTFKAAAAAVGVSDQTLRAWHARFAPQPSVCGENATVEELRAENRAGRKVSNCCITAIGAASTLRRPINKS